One Oncorhynchus nerka isolate Pitt River linkage group LG5, Oner_Uvic_2.0, whole genome shotgun sequence genomic window carries:
- the LOC115129399 gene encoding CD40 ligand-like codes for MINMYQTNLPPPPIPPRLGSVKSAPGTGHNKPLLGFLIGMIVLQMLLLLGGFTYLYHKENKYDEDFEHKYLDDMIVLRRLGECEKDSQSVLDCEKLVEKYKNIMEKVSQVEGKAVKRTGGVPSYGAMARMIVKQPVVGALPSSKYLEWNIGHSVLRNVQYFKSSWLKVLQPGDYDIYSQVAFSKWHPKTPLASRVKLRKGETGKEKNLMTAYCSLGDQNRTDVCTAFQGGVFSLEPEDQISVWVTDPSLVNYEEGTTTFGLFKV; via the exons ATGATCAACATGTACCAGACCAACCTGCCTCCACCACCGATCCCCCCCCGGCTAGGCTCTGTCAAGTCAGCACCAGGAACGGGCCACAACAAACCTCTCCTCGGGTTCCTCATTGGTATGATAGTGCTCCAAATGCTGCTACTACTGGGGGGATTCACCTACCTGTACCACAAGGAAAACAAG TATGACGAGGACTTTGAACACAAGTACCTGGATGACATGATCGTCCTGAGGAGACTTGGGGAGTGTGAGAAAGACAGCCAGTCAGTGCTGGactgtgagaagcttgtggagaaatacaaaaacataatgGAAAAG GTCTCACAAGTTGAAGGAAAAG CTGTCAAACGCACTGGGGGTGTGCCCTCGTATGGAGCCATGGCACGCATGATAGTCAAGCAACCTGTCGTTGGTGCACTCCCTTCAT CGAAGTATCTGGAGTGGAACATAGGCCACTCAGTGCTGAGGAACGTCCAGTACTTCAAGTCCAGCTGGTTGAAGGTTCTGCAGCCTGGAGACTACGACATTTACTCCCAGGTGGCCTTCTCCAAATGGCACCCCAAAACCCCTCTGGCGAGCCGGGTGAAGCtgaggaagggggagacaggaaaGGAGAAGAACCTGATGACAGCCTACTGCAGCCTGGGGGACCAGAACCGGACAGACGTGTGTACGGCCTTCCAGGGAGGAGTGTTCAGTCTGGAGCCTGAAGACCAGATCTCTGTGTGGGTGACGGACCCCAGCCTGGTCAACTATGAGGAGGGGACGACCACCTTTGGATTATTTAAGGTGTAG
- the LOC115129398 gene encoding rho guanine nucleotide exchange factor 6-like isoform X5 codes for MSENGGGGLVLVKARFQFKQNNEDELSFNKGDLISVSRQEEGGWWEGSLNGKTGWFPSNYVREVKPCDKPVSPKASQLTKNYYTVVVQDILEHEREFVKELQTMLSCYLRPLKASNKLSITDSGSLSGNLEEILTFQQGLVLALDECTKVPESQQRLAACYLNLIGQIRRLYRSYCSSHPSAVCVLTDHSEELGTFMESQGASPPGILTLTTSLSKPFMRLDKYPILLQELERHMEEAHPDYSDILKVTVAFKSLVAQCQDLRKRKNLELQILSEPVRGWEGDGMKSLGHVAYMSLVHMQNGTNEEKEERYLMMFPSVLVLLSASPRMSGFIYQGRLPLTGSTVSRQTEDTENGHYTFEITGSTMDRITVFCSNPQELQEWLDHLHAYSEGASPVGTIIKPVSMVGTPTHLPSFSTPSQANRGPLEPPKTTKPWSLSCLRPAPPLKPSAALGYKERMSSILKDSSKSSGPIKNFFPKRRAERKHSDEEFLLRKSTAALEEDAQILKVIEAYCTGASQHQASTAVKKVCVPQVLLPEEEKIMVEEMKNNGQTSIEEKSLVDAVYALKDEVHELKKENKWMKQCMEEEQKSRKELERVVRKLAKQKNDCAWEDGGH; via the exons ATGTCGGAGAACGGCGGAGGCGGGCTGGTGCTGGTGAAGGCGCGCTTCCAGTTCAAGCAGAACAACGAGGATGAGCTGTCCTTCAACAAGGGAGACCTGATCAGTGTGTCGCGCCAGGAGGAGGGCGGCTGGTGGGAGGGCTCGCTCAACGGCAAGACGGGCTGGTTCCCCAGCAACTATGTCCGCGAGGTCAAGCCCTGTG ATAAACCTGTGTCTCCTAAAGCATCTCAACTGACCAAGAACTACTACACTGTG GTGGTGCAGGACATCCTGGAGCATGAGAGGGAGTTTGTCAAGGAGCTGCAGACAATGTTGAGCTGTTACCTACGACCCCTAAAGGCCAGCAACAA GCTGAGCATTACAGACAGTGGCAGTCTGAGTGGTAACCTGGAGGAGATCCTCACCTTCCAGCAGGGTCTGGTTCTTGCTCTGGACGAGTGCACCAA AGTTCCAGAGAGCCAGCAGCGATTGGCTGCCTGCTACCTCAACCTGATTGGTCAGATCAGGAGGCTGTACCGGTCATACTGTTCCAGTCACCCCTCGGCTGTCTGCGTACTCACTGACCACAG tGAGGAGCTGGGTACGTTCATGGAGAGCCAGGGGGCCAGTCCGCCAGGCATCCTGACCCTGACCACCAGCCTGAGTAAACCCTTCATGAGGCTGGACAAGTATCCCATCCTGCTGCAGGAGCTGGAGAGACATatggag GAGGCCCACCCGGACTACAGTGACATCTTGAAGGTTACGGTGGCTTTTAAAAGCTTGGTG GCCCAGTGTCAGGACCTGCGGAAACGTAAGAACCTGGAACTACAGATCCTGTCGGAGCCAGtgagaggctgggagggagacGGCATGAAGTCTCTGGGTCACGTGGCCTACATGTCCCTGGTCCACATGCAGAACGGGACCAATGAG GAGAAGGAGGAGCGCTATCTCATGATGTTTCCCAGTGTGCTGGTCCTGCTGTCTGCTAGTCCGCGCATGAGCGGCTTCATATACCAG ggaaGGCTGCCGCTGACAGGCTCCACAGTCTCCAGGCAGACGGAGGACACGGAGAACGGCCACTACACCTTTGAGATCACAG gaagcacaaTGGATCGCATCACAGTGTTCTGCAGTAACCCCCAGGAGCTGCAGGAGTGGCTGGACCATCTCCATGCCTACAGCGAAGGAGCCAGTCCCGTGGGCACCATTATCAAG CCGGTCAGTATGGTGGGCACCCCCACTCACCTGCCCAGCTTCAGCACCCCCAGCCAGGCCAACCGTGGACCCCTGGAGCCCCCCAAGACCACCAAGCCCTGGTCTCTGAGCTGCCTGCGCCCCGCCCCACCCCTCAAGCCCTCCGCTGCACTGGGCTACAAGGAG AGGATGTCTTCTATCTTGAAG GACTCCAGTAAGAGCTCTGGGCCCATTAAGAATTTCTTCCCAAAACGCAGAGCAGAAAGGAAACATTCCGACGAGGAGTTCCTCTTACGGAAAA GTACAGCTGCTCTGGAGGAGGATGCCCAGATTCTGAAAGTGATCGAGGCCTACTGCACAGGGGCCAGCCAGCATCAGGCCAGCACAG CGGTCAAGAAAGTGTGTGTCCCTCAGGTCCTGCTGCCTGAGGAAGAGAAGATCATGGTGGAGGAGATGAAGAACAACGGTCAGACAAGCATAGAGGAAAA GAGTCTGGTTGATGCAGTATATGCTTTAAAGGATGAGGTCCATGAATTAAAGAAG GAGAATAAGTGGATGAAGCAATGTATGGAGGAGGAGCAGAAGTCTCGTAAGGAGCTGGAGAGAGTGGTCAGGAAGCTGGCCAAGCAGAAGAACGACTGTGCCTGGGAGGATGGAGGGCACTGA